A genomic segment from Pseudorca crassidens isolate mPseCra1 chromosome 4, mPseCra1.hap1, whole genome shotgun sequence encodes:
- the PDHA2 gene encoding LOW QUALITY PROTEIN: pyruvate dehydrogenase E1 component subunit alpha, testis-specific form, mitochondrial (The sequence of the model RefSeq protein was modified relative to this genomic sequence to represent the inferred CDS: inserted 1 base in 1 codon; substituted 1 base at 1 genomic stop codon), with the protein MRKMLAAAVSSVLSVVTQKPANRVLVASCNYSNDATFEIKKCDLYRLEEGAPVTAVLTREDGLKYYRMMQNICRMELKADQLXKQKFIRGFCHLCDGQEACCVGLEAGLNPTDHVIASCQAHXFMCTHGLSVPSILAELTGRRGGCVEGEGGSMHMYANNFYGGNGTVGAQGLLGAAYNMTAVWNLPCIFICENNRYGMGISVERAAANTDYYKRGSFIPGLKVDGMEVLCVREATEVAADYCRSGKGPILMELLTYHYHVHSMSHPGISYRTREEVQNLRSKSHPIMLLKDKMVNNKLASIEELKEIDVEVRKEIDAAAQFAITDPEPPLEKLSHHIYSTNPPFEIRDANQWIRFKSVS; encoded by the exons ATGAGGAAGATGCTGGCTGCTGCTGTCTCTAGCGTGCTGTCTGTTGTCACCCAGAAGCCCGCTAACAGGGTGCTTGTGGCATCCTGTAACTATTCAAATGATGCTACATTTGAGATTAAGAAATGTGATCTTTATCGGTTGGAAGAGGGTGCCCCTGTCACCGCAGTGCTCACCCGGGAGGATGGACTCAAATACTACAGGATGATGCAGAACATTTGTCGAATGGAATTGAAGGCGGATCAGttgtaaaaacagaaatttattcgtGGTTTCTGTCACTTGTGTGATGGTCAGGAAGCTTGTTGTGTGGGTCTTGAGGCTGGGCTAAATCCCACGGATCATGTTATTGCATCCTGTCAGGCTC GGTTCATGTGTACTCATGGACTTTCTGTCCCATCAATTCTAGCAGAGCTGACAGGTCGAAGAGGTGGCTGTGTTGAAGGAGAAGGAGGGTCAATGCATATGTATGCCAATAACTTCTATGGAGGCAATGGCACTGTTGGCGCTCAGGGACTGCTGGGAGCTG CTTATAATATGACAGCTGTGTGGAATTTACCTTGTATTTTCATCTGTGAGAATAACCGCTATGGAATGGGAATATCTGTTGAGAGAGCTGCAGCCAACACTGATTACTACAAGAGAGGCAGTTTCATCCCTGGCCTAAAGGTAGATGGAATGGAGGTTCTGTGTGTTCGGGAGGCAACTGAGGTTGCAGCTGACTATTGTAGATCTGGAAAGGGGCCCATACTGATGGAGCTGCTGACATACCATTATCATGTACACAGTATGAGTCACCCTGGAATCAGTTATCGTACACGAGAAGAAGTTCAGAATTTAAGAAGTAAGAGCCATCCTATCATGCTTCTCAAAGATAAAATGGTAAACAACAAACTTGCCAGTATTGAAGAATTGAAGGAAATTGATGTTGAAGTGAGGAAAGAAATTGATGCTGCTGCTCAGTTTGCTATAACCGATCCTGAACCACCTTTGGAAAAATTAAGCCATCACATCTACAGCACTAATCCACCTTTTGAAATTCGTGATGCAAATCAGTGGATCAGGTTTAAGTCAGTCAGTTAA